A window of Planctomycetota bacterium genomic DNA:
GGAGCACGTGGACGGCAAAACCGTCTTCGAAGTGATCCAACAGATCGGCCGGTACGAAGAAGCCGACGCGCTGCGCGTCGCCGTAGACGTGGCCAACGCGCTCAACCACGCCCACGAGCGCGGATTCATCCACCGCGATGTCAAGCCCAAGAACATCATGATCGCCAGCGATTCGGGCCGGACCAAGCTCGCCGACATGGGTCTGGCCCGGGCGATCTCTGACCGCGAAGCCGCCGAGGCCGAAGCCGGCAAAGCCTACGGCACGCCGTACTACATCAGCCCCGAACAGGTCCGCGGCGAGGTCACCGTCGACTTCCGCGCCGACATCTACTCGCTGGGTGCCACGCTCTATCACATGCTCACCGGCCAGGTCCCCTTCGATGGGCCCAACCCTTCGGCGGTCATGCGCAAGCACCTCAACGAGGACCTCCAGCCGCCGGATCACATCAACCCGAACCTGTCGTCGGGCATCGGCGAAGTGGTCGAAGTCTGCCTCGCGAAAGACCGCAACAAGCGCTATAACAGCACCACCGACCTTTTAGAAGATTTGCAAGCCATCGAACGCGGCGAAGCCCCGCTCCAGGCCCGAAAGGTGTTCGACGTCAACGCGCTTTCCGCCTTGGAAAAAAAGGCGCCCACCGATCAAGCGAGCGAGGACGCGGACCTGGTCGCCTCCCTCGAGATCGCCGCCGCCGGCCCCTGGTTCTACGCCGCGGTGGTCGGCTGGATTGTCGCGATCATTTTGCTCATCGCTTTGCTCGCTGTCGCCGCCGGCTGACCCCGGTTGAATTGGGCTACGATCCACCCACGCGAAGTTTTGCAAGGCCTGCTCCATCGCCCTGCACGCGGCTTCTCTCCGGATTTAAAGGACCATCCCCATGCCCAACGCACTTCAATCCCTCGTCGACACCGGCACCCGCATGTGGCTCGACTCCGTCGATCCGCAGGAGGTCATCGACAACAAGGCTTTGGGCATCACCGGCGCCACCTCCAACCCCGCCATCATCCAAGGTCTTATCCAGACCGGCCGCTTCGACGACGACATGCAGGCGTTCCTCGACGCCGGCCACGACGACGAAGCCATCGCGTGGGCCATGACCGACAAACTCGTGGGCGACGCCCAGGAACACTTCAAAGACGTCTGGCAATCCACCGCAGGCAACGACGGCTGGGTCAGCTTCGAACTCGACCCGCTGCTGGAAGACCCCGACAACACGATGTCCGTCGCCGAGAAGGCGCGGCACTACGTTGACCTGGGCAAGCGCTGGGCCGAAGGGCACCCCAACCGCATGATCAAAGTGCCCGCCACGCCCGGCGGCCTCGCCGCACTCGAAGACCTCGCCGCCGCGGGCCTCACGCTCAACGTCACCCTGATCTTCACCCAGCGGCAGTACGAAGCCGCCCGCGACGCCGTGTGGAAGGGCCGCCAACGCTTCGGCCAACTCGACAAGTTCAAGAGCGTTTACTCCATCTTTATCTCGCGTGTCGATGTGTACACGAAGGAGCACTGCCCCGGCCTCTCCGAGGAAGCGCAGGGGTTGATGGGCATTGTGAACGCGAAGCGCATCGGCATCGAGAACGCCAAGTTCTGGGCCGACAAGGGCCTCCCGCTTCAACAGGAAATGATCTTCGCTTCGACCGGCGCGAAGCTCGACTGGCAGGCCGAGGACTATTACGTCGCCGCGATGGCCGGCTCGGACATCCAGACGAATCCGCCCGAGACCAACGCCGCCGTGCTGGAGATGGGCAAGGCGTATTCCGCCAAATCCCGCGAGTTGCCCGACCAGGCTGTCCTCGACGACCTGGACGCCAAGGTCGATCCACAACACATGGAAGACACGCTGATGTCCGAGGGCACGGCTAAATTCGCCGTCCCGCATAAGAAACTGCTCGCCGCGATCGCCGACAAACGAAAAGCCCTCGCCGGCGCTTAACCCCGCCCCGGGCGTAAACCGCTTTGATCGCTGCGCTTGACCCCGCGCCCCGCCGCGTCGATACTCGCGGTCTCGATTCGTTTGTTCCCTCGGAGATCCGCGTGATGAGGCTTTCCCGTGATGACGCCGCCCCGGCCCCGATGTCAGCTAGGTTTTCGGTCCTGATGTCGGCCTTAGCCGCGGTGTCCCTGGGCCTCGTGCTGACCACGACCCCCGGCTGTGCCGCTGGTGAACGTAGCGGAGACGTCCGGGTCTCCCCCAACCTCGTCGCGACCGGCGGCCCGTTCGACCCTATCGCCCTCCGCGATTTAGGGCTGACCGTCCGCTGGATTTACGACCTCGAGTTGGCCAGTTCCGAAGGCATCACCGATCTCGAAATCCTCGATGACCTCGTCGTCGTTGTCGAAGGGCCCGACAACTTCGTCACCGCCATCGACGTGGACTCCGGCCAGTTTGCCTGGAAACGCCTCATCGGCCTCGACCTCGAGACGCTCTATCGGCCGATGCGCGCCGGCGACGACTCACTTAACGGCGACCGCATCTTCATCAACTCCTCATCCCGCTTCTTCACGCTCGACCCCGGGACCGGCCGGCTCGTAGGCGTGCAGAGCCTCGAAGCCCCCGTCACCGCCGGCGGTGAGCTCATCGGCGACTTCGCCATCTTTGGTGCCGCCAAGGGCCTCGCTTTCGCGCACGACATCGACGCCGGCTACGCCAAGTGGCGTTACCGCATGACCGGTCGCCTGGTTGCCCCGCCCGTCCGCGCCGCCGAGAACACGGTCTTCCTCGGGGACGAAGCCGGCACCTACGTACTCATCAATGTCGGTAGCGGCGATCCCGCGTTCCGCAACGACGTGTTCGGCCCGATCGTCGCTTCCGCCGCCGTGCACCGTGGCGATTTGCTCGTCCCCTCGGTCGACCGCTCGCTCTACGCCCTCGACCGCAACACCGGCAACCAATCCTGGGTCTACCGTGCCGACTCGCCCCTCCGCGAAGCCCCCCTGTCCGTCGGCCGCGACGTGTACCTGCCTACCTCCGGCGGCGGCCTGATCGCCTTAGATTCCCGTGGCAACGTCCGCTGGGAAACCACCCTCCAAGCCACCCCCATCCTTGCCAACCACCGCGGCCTCGTCGCGCTGGGCCGTGACACGCTCCTGTTGGTCGATCCAGACAACGGCGACGCCCTCCAGGCCGTCCGCGCCCCGGGCGTCGCCGCCGCCACCGCCGCACCCGACGGCTCGATCATCCTCCGCACCACGGACGGACGGCTCGTCCGGCTCGACCCGACCGGATAACCCCGCCGATGCGAGATGTCCGATGCGCGATGTCTGACACATACATCAACCATCCAACATCCGCCATGCTGCGAACCGCCCTGCTCTCCGTCTCCGACAAGACCGACCTGGTCCCTTTCGCCCGTAAGCTGCACGGCCTGGGCGTCACCCTCATCTCCACCGGCGGTACCCGCAAGACGCTCACCGAGGCCGACCTGCCCACCGTCGGCATCGATACGGTCACCGGCTTCCCCGAAATGATGGACGGCCGGGTCAAGACCCTGCACCCCAAGGTCCACGGCGGACTGCTCGCGGTGCGCGACAACCCGGAACACGCCGCCGCGCTCGAAACCCACCGGATCACGCCCATCGATCTGGTCTGTGTGAACCTCTACCCGTTCGAAGCGACCGTCGCCAAGGAAAGCGTCAGCACCGCCGAGGCGATCGAGCAGATCGACATCGGGGGGCCGTCGATGATTCGCTCCGCCGCCAAGAACCACAAGTTCGTCACTGTGGTTACCGACGCCAAGCAGTACGACGCCGTCACGAATGAACTCGACGACCCCGAGAACGGCGGCCGTACCACCCTTGCCCTGCGGCAACGTCTCGCCGCCGCCGCATTCAAACGCACCGCGGATTACGAGACCGCGATCGCCAAGTGGATGGCCGAACGTTTCGCGTGATCGAGTTCGAGCCAGGCCGACGCGAAGCCGTCGCCGGAAGCGAGGGTTTGGTTTCTCGATGTCTCAGAACGTCATCACCCCACCCAAAATCAACCCCCCCATCAAAGCCGCGAGCGCCAGCCGATACCAGCCGAACGGCGCCAACCCCCGTCGTGTCAGGAACCCGACGAACCAGTGCACCGCGAGCGCCGCGCTAACCGTTGCCGCGACGAAGCCGACCACCAGGTTGCTCCAGCCGATGTGCGTCAGGATCGCGTCGCCGTCCTTCACGCCGTCGTAAACCGTCGCCGCCCCGAGCGTGACCAGCCCCAACAAAAACGAAAACTCCGCCGCCGCCTTCGCTCGCAACCCCAGCAGCAACGCCGCCACGATCGTCATCATCGACCGACTCGTGCCCGGCCACATCGCCACGCACTGCCCCAACCCGATCAACAGCGCAATCTTCCAGCCGACGTCCTCGACCTCGCGTTTCGCGTTGCGGTCCAGGAGCTTCTGATTCCACGCCACCACCAACATCAGCCACGCCCCGACAAACAACGCTCCGATCACCGGCCACGGCGCGAATAAATGGTCCTTGATGCGGTCCGAAAGCACCGGCCCCAGAACCGCGGCCGGGATGAACGCCACGATCAGCGCGATCGCGAGCTTCAGCCCCGCTTCGTCTTTGCCCGCTAACCCCCGAAGCATCTGAATC
This region includes:
- a CDS encoding undecaprenyl-diphosphate phosphatase, yielding MTWWQAMILGVVEGLTEYLPVSSTGHLILTAWLLGLNPGEADPELQRAVNAFNIVIQAGAIAAVLGLYRSRVIQMLRGLAGKDEAGLKLAIALIVAFIPAAVLGPVLSDRIKDHLFAPWPVIGALFVGAWLMLVVAWNQKLLDRNAKREVEDVGWKIALLIGLGQCVAMWPGTSRSMMTIVAALLLGLRAKAAAEFSFLLGLVTLGAATVYDGVKDGDAILTHIGWSNLVVGFVAATVSAALAVHWFVGFLTRRGLAPFGWYRLALAALMGGLILGGVMTF
- a CDS encoding transaldolase family protein; this encodes MPNALQSLVDTGTRMWLDSVDPQEVIDNKALGITGATSNPAIIQGLIQTGRFDDDMQAFLDAGHDDEAIAWAMTDKLVGDAQEHFKDVWQSTAGNDGWVSFELDPLLEDPDNTMSVAEKARHYVDLGKRWAEGHPNRMIKVPATPGGLAALEDLAAAGLTLNVTLIFTQRQYEAARDAVWKGRQRFGQLDKFKSVYSIFISRVDVYTKEHCPGLSEEAQGLMGIVNAKRIGIENAKFWADKGLPLQQEMIFASTGAKLDWQAEDYYVAAMAGSDIQTNPPETNAAVLEMGKAYSAKSRELPDQAVLDDLDAKVDPQHMEDTLMSEGTAKFAVPHKKLLAAIADKRKALAGA
- a CDS encoding serine/threonine-protein kinase produces the protein MAEANDPSSGSTAVPAPNPEADPAASRGSEANQKSNGGQNGLDTVIGRLVVDRGLATPQEVQDAKDALIGLAGDSGGDVKNKSLGAVLVERGVITKRQLDRLRPETDAKSGQQIPGYQILKKLGAGAMATVYKARQLSLDRIVAIKVLPQKFTNNQDFVDRFYAEGKAAAKLNHPNIVQAFDVNKAGEFHYFVMEHVDGKTVFEVIQQIGRYEEADALRVAVDVANALNHAHERGFIHRDVKPKNIMIASDSGRTKLADMGLARAISDREAAEAEAGKAYGTPYYISPEQVRGEVTVDFRADIYSLGATLYHMLTGQVPFDGPNPSAVMRKHLNEDLQPPDHINPNLSSGIGEVVEVCLAKDRNKRYNSTTDLLEDLQAIERGEAPLQARKVFDVNALSALEKKAPTDQASEDADLVASLEIAAAGPWFYAAVVGWIVAIILLIALLAVAAG
- a CDS encoding PQQ-binding-like beta-propeller repeat protein, with protein sequence MSALAAVSLGLVLTTTPGCAAGERSGDVRVSPNLVATGGPFDPIALRDLGLTVRWIYDLELASSEGITDLEILDDLVVVVEGPDNFVTAIDVDSGQFAWKRLIGLDLETLYRPMRAGDDSLNGDRIFINSSSRFFTLDPGTGRLVGVQSLEAPVTAGGELIGDFAIFGAAKGLAFAHDIDAGYAKWRYRMTGRLVAPPVRAAENTVFLGDEAGTYVLINVGSGDPAFRNDVFGPIVASAAVHRGDLLVPSVDRSLYALDRNTGNQSWVYRADSPLREAPLSVGRDVYLPTSGGGLIALDSRGNVRWETTLQATPILANHRGLVALGRDTLLLVDPDNGDALQAVRAPGVAAATAAPDGSIILRTTDGRLVRLDPTG